In the genome of Kwoniella dendrophila CBS 6074 chromosome 5, complete sequence, the window TTGGTTTATGTGATCTTGTATTGACCATTCTATGcgtataaatcaaattcaatgtACCATCGAAAATAAATTCACCACCCAGCTGTGTAAAGTGTCCTGGATTTTTCAATGGCATCTTTGTAGCTCTTTTTATAGTTTGTACAGTTGATGCCATGGCACTTTGAACCAAATAgtcacctttatcttcttcatcaccaccatcacctgtTTGTCTCGTTAGACCCATAGCTCTGTAGAGTGCTAATGTCGGATCTGTATACATCTTGAATGGACATTTGAACGCTTTATCTAAAAGCAGAAACAAATTTAGTATCAGAACAACTGCTTCACATTTACTTAAAGGCTGAATACTGTACTTACTTCGATAGCCATTCAACATTTTATCGGAACCATTGCCTATTATGATTAAATCGACATTTGCTTCTTCTAGCGCATCGAGACTAACTTCTGCCAGAATCGAATTCATGTATTGTGCACATAGTGGACAGTACCCTATAAAGAGAATGTGATTAGCATTTCAGTCTAGAGAGATCGCTTTAGATAGTCAGAACTTACAGTGTCTGATAAACACTACGATGGTTTTTCGATTTCGTACCAGATCACCAAATCTAACTCTTTGACCATGTTCATCGACAACTTCCAATAAACTAGCTTCGAATAACATTTTCTGTGATGGTGGAGTATCTTCATCGAAAACTTCTTTCTCCATCTGgattctttcctttttctcttgtcttgtttccttcttcactttccttctagctgataaagatgtaGGTGATTTTGCAGAAGAAAGGTTATCTTCCATCTGTATCTCATCGAACAATGACCATGTTGAAGCTTGTGGACCACATGCTCCTCTAGAAGATGTGGAACATCTTACTGAATCAAGCGAACTTCTATGTAATCTACTTGTATGTTGTTTAGGCGTTAACAGGATATCTGATCTGGATGAGGACGACTTCGAGGATGATTTCAAGAAACCCATACTCAATGAATTCACTGATAACGatgtggatgatgatgaagtggatGATATGGATGGAAAATGTGAATATAAtcttgaagatgaggaagaggatgaaactccattgaatgattgtttttgttttgatcttgatgaagtgGCAACTTCATGCACTTCATAAGATGGTTCTTCCGGAATAGTATTGGTATTTCGGAttgttcttgatgaagatccacTAGAGATCGGCATTTGTAATTGTATTGGAGCCATTTTAGCGTTACTAGATAATCCGATTCCAGTCATATCAACATCTAAGACATATGGTCGCGATTGAAATTGagtgttgttgttattgGAATCAATGGTAATTAAAGAATTTCGATTTGAACCGCCGGAATTGGTAAGACCCATTttaaaagaggaagaagtaggttcttcttcttgaagtAAAGGTAACGTAATTGTCTTAGACAAAGGAGAAATACCAGTATCAAAATTGTATTCAAAATTTTTATCTATTATCTGATTTGAATGAGATtgttcagaagaagaagatgatgaatgtgattgaattgataaattttctaatgatTCTGTCCATGCAGGTGGTAAttttcttgataatcttttaccCGATTTGACTGTAAATGATCTGACCACAGTGGTAGCAGGAGTAGGGGTCTCTGTACCAGTTGGAATGGCTAAACTCGATATACTTGATGCTCTAACAGGTTGTTCCAAAAGGATTGCTGATGAAGCAGGCGATATTGAATGGCTTGATAACGACTGGGAACGAGGTGTGTAGGATgaagttgaggatgatggaTACGTAGAAGGAGGATTATTGATAACATCGTTCATTATGGCAGAGAGACTAAATGATTAATTCGAAGTTTGAAGTTTACAAAGTTTGTtattttttgttgttgaatacCGAAACAAGTAGATGTTCGTAAAGATTAAAGATAACCTGAGATAATGCTATAGAGAAACCTCGGGAATGGTGAACGGGATCGATTACTGTACTGTGGGGATTATCAGAAAAAGATTGAGAGGAACTTCTTTATTCAGAAAGACTCTTCTTATGAAAGAACCTTATATAAGAAAttccttttgatttgaaCGAATATAGGAAATTCTTTAGGGTATGTTGTTACCGTTGGTTTCACTTTTTCTGTATTTTAGTCTGATGACGATAAAAAAGAGTAAGCTAAAAGTAGAACTATTCCTTATTCACAGATGCACAGACTAGAAGGTCTTCAAAAGGGTGAATAACCAGCTAAAACAATTGATGCTAAATCAATGGCGTCAAGGAACCTTGATCTTTGGTAAAATGTTCGGTAattaattgaattgaatcaGGGTTTGATAATTTCCTTTGTCCGATCGTTGAAGGAAAAGTGattcaaaaagaaatgtAAAATGTTTAGAATGTAGACTTGAGGGGGAAAGGAATGTCTAGAACGctattcatatatatcttaACGATTTTCGTTTCATCTGATAAGGGGATGTAAGTCGTTTGATCCTCCAATACAGAATATATTGCTCACAACTGACTGAGGAGGAATCAGAAGAAAGTACACAAGAACATTGTTTTGGTATGTTAATGTTTGAgttgttttcattttctgatAATTAATTTAGACTGATCCGAACCGATCAAGTGGGGTGGTAAATGGTGGTAGTATGTAACAAAGACGTCTTCTTATGTATACAGGTACATATGATTGCCGGAATGCATCATGATACCATACAAGGATAAGCTGAGCGTACGAAAGaatatcatttctttcttgatcctCATGAACCTCGACTGTCGCTTCGAAAGTGAAATTCAGAAGCATAAAAACGCCATCATGGAATCTCGACTTATATACGTACTTTCATGAATTTAGCTCCAGCCGGTCTTTTGCACAAAAAGGAATAAATTAGACTTCCCGTCCAATTTAATGATTTCATGTTCATTAGATTTTAAGGTGTGGCTTGGGCATCGTTACCCTGGGGTATAACGTAACTTGATGGAATGACGTCTCGGAAGATCACCCTAAGTTCTATCTGTCGGAACTCCGGCTTTGATATCCTATATTTCAGAGCAACGGAATGCGAGTCGGTACGTAGTCACCATTTATTTCTGTTGTTTGGCTCCAACTGAGATCATGCTAGAACCTCATCTGAACCTTTGGTCTGGAAGTGGGTGACTTGATCGGCAGGGACCAAAAGCGAAGATGACTGAACAATAAATGAGGTATTGACTGGGtttcttgctctttctaATCAAGAAATCATAAAAGGGTTTGGAATAATTAGGCACTAGTTACGCTGTCCTTAGTCCTCAAATCCTACCTATATTCCCGTTTTCTTGACTAGAACGTTGACAACTCTAGCTTGGTTCCTGTTTAATCCAACTCAGCTTCTACGAAACAGACGCCGTTAGTGATGCTAGACGACTTTTGTACTACGGCTTGAGCGGGTCTCAACTATGTCGAATAACCTTGTGCTAGACGGATTGACCACGATGAATATGGAAAGCTGAGGTAATTTATGCATCTTGAAGACAATACGGaaccccccccccccccccctcCCCTGTCCAATCCTGCAAATCCTTTTCTTCTAACGGTTGAGGTGAGGCTCAATTAAACCATCAATGTCTATCCTGTTAAACAGATTCATTATTTCTGGAGTAGTTTTGAATCGAATCAGCTTGCCAATCCATCTCCATATTAGTGATCGCACCTGCATATAATTTATGGGGCACTGTGTCATCTCCAATATGTTTGAAAGAAGGGACCTTTGAAGCCGGTGGGGGAGGATTTGTTTTCGCTTGATTCTGTAGATAATCTGCGGTTTTGTCTTTATGCCAAATATCAAACATGAAAGGCTCCATTCCAATTTTACCCGCGCTTGCAATAGCGTCAGATCTTAATGAAGCTTCAGCTACTGAAAGGACTGTAAATGTATCTTTTTGCAGTGACATCCATTCATTCCATTTATCCTTGATGTCAGTAGTCATGGTGATTGGATATGTCGGTGTTGGACCCTTGACATTGGTAAAATTTTCGTTATTCCAACTCTCCAATTCCTTATAcactttttcagcttctttcagCGATTTCttgaaatcaattttttcttctgtaGCTGTAGCTTCACTAGCATAGGAAGGTCCTTtagtagatgaagatgttgatgtcaAATGTTGTCGTCTAGTGGCATGACTCTTGAGGTGAGAGTGTTCTTGTCTTGTTAATTGCTTTTTGCAGAGTAGCTGAATAAATGTTAGTAAACTGTTGAAATCTGTGCTGTCTCAATTCTTGGTATAATGCTTCCTTTGAAGCACATTCAGCTTGTTTGTGACTTAGATTTTGGGATAAAGCAGTCAATTCTTTCCAATCCTTATCGGAGAACGATATACTTCGTGCAATCCGATCGTACCATTGATTTCTGAACTTTGATGAATTTATGGAAGATTTCAATTTTCTGAATCCGTCTTGATAATCCCCATTCAAAGATTTAAGATCCTTTTCTATTGAGACCCATTCTCTCCAATTCTCAGACCCCAAATTGAAATCAGTATCGGTATCGTCATTTGACAGTGATGTAGCAAGAAGTTGACTTCTTTTCGCCACAAGATCAATTACTATCTcatattgatctttgatGAGTCTTATAGTTCATAATCTTTCATCGAAACGGTATTATTAGCCACAATAATAACACTCGTATACTGCATAGTGCGTACCACCCAAGAGCCTTTTGAAACGAGAGTGCTTGAGACAGGTAGTAAGATGCATTGAATGAAAACATTTAACTCACAAGTCCATACTCTCGAGATCGATATTCATGTCTGAAAAAACTGTGGAAATTTCGCTCTGATTCATTTTGAGGAGTACTGTAATGAGTGCCGTATTTCGTCCACCAATGTTTTGATGCTTGATGTGGCTGATTCAGCGAAAAGTCTAGATTTTATCGATGCAGTTTACAATTTTCGAGTGAAGAAGTATCAAGAGTATTAGAGGTATAATATATGTACCCAAACGTTAGACTTACGTAGGCATATGAAGTCGATGCTTTCATATAGCGCTAAACGTCACAAAAGATTCTCAACTGCCCCCTTCGAAAGGATCGTATTTCTGCGAATTGTGGCGATCTAAGGAGGACCTCAAACAGTACTCATTTAGCACATAAGGTCTCCTTTCAGAGGTCATGCTGAAAGGAGACCACAACACGGCATATAGCTCAACGCTTCCACAAGAAGACTCTCGACCACGATCATAATCTCCactttatgtatatataagaCACGGTGTGCATAGTCAGCTGCTTAATCCGAATGTCTCAGAGTCTCTACATTTCATCTGGCGGATCCAGATTGATCTGATTGTATACTACTCAATGTGAGAGATGTAATTCCATGCCACTCAGCTCGGTTTGTGCTGTTCAACTTAGCTTCACGGACTCAGAGAGCCTTATCCCACACAAAGAAGTCAACCCAGACACAGTCAATCTTTATCGCTGAGATTGCCCATTTGTCTCgatttatatatacatgagTTGTTCTACCCGACCCCTTATACTCTCGCCTACAAGCGGAAATCTGTATCAGCTCAATCGAAATTCGTCATCTGAATTTTATCCAAGAGATCCCTCATCTCTTCAGAAGTGTCATTTTGCCATTCCATCTCATTATCGATGTCACCTGCGGATGAAGAaccttcaattgattgaGTAGGATTATCACTTGACTCGTATGTTTGAGATTGCGTTTTCTCTCTACTTTTTACGTACATTTGGGTCTAATGTTGATGTGTAGAATCGAACATAGCTTGGGAGATTCCTTGATCATTAGCACATTTGTAAGCTCGATATCTCAAGGATGCCTCGGCAATCTCCAATACCTTTTTGGTATTCTCTGTTTGGATTCTCCATTCGTTCCATTTATCGTTTACTTTACTGGTGTTAACGGCATAGCTTGGAATGGATGGAGTTGGAATATCCTTGTTGTATAAATTGCCACTATTAACAGATTCGAATTCATCATAGACCTTTGTGGCATTCATCAATGATCTTAACAATTCAGCTTCCCTTTCGATGAAATCCACAGGTAGGGAGGACATTGAATTGTTAGTATTTCTGCTGCTCAAAGCTGAGTTTTTGTCTTGTCCAAGCTCGAAGTAATCTAAATTGTTGGAACGACTTGGTTTGGATTGTTTCAATACTGAGCATCCTGACGCTTCCAAGGCTGCACCATGTCGTTGATATGCATTCCATTGAGAtacaattgattttgttacGTTGACTGCTTTTTCTAAAGAACTTAAATAAAGATCAGTATTGGTTGTTTGCTCCATGGTTACTACAGTATTTTTCGGGATACAATTGCGGCGCTATATTCGATTGGGGTGAAGGAGTTATGTTGGTAGATCACACTTGTGTATGTTGAATATCACAAAGAATCAGGATTGGGGACTGATACGTGCCTGCTATTTATACCTGTGAATGTGGCTTCAAATGAGTTATGCAGACACTCGATATTTCCGTCCTTTCAATTCGGCTCTGATTCTTTCCTTTGCAGATATATTTGAACCACGCTTCCAAAGGATTTTGGTTTCGCAGCGGGTAACAATTTGGATGCGAAGGAAAAATGGCTGAAGGGAGGGCCTGGATGATCGTCATCGCGGACATACTGTGCTATACAGGATTCGAGCAAGACTACGGAAAGTATTTGCAATAGTTTATGTACCTGAGAAGACCACTCCTTGGTATTTGGCAACTCAGTGATATTACTTCGTTGAAGATATGACCCTCAATCTGAAGAGCCGACTTCACTTAACAACGGGACTGAGTCATCGCTCGCATACGGAAGAGGCGTGATCCGCTATTGGCACTCCAAATTAATGCATATTGTTTAAAGCACTTCAAAATGAAACCAGGCTCTATATAGCTTCTAACGAGCTGGCGTCAAAGACAGCGCATTGGCATGTAACTGGGAATTTATATCTTAGGTCTTATCATCGTCACTCATCAGAAATCAGTGAGTGAGACGATATAGAATAAGCGGGCAAATTTGAGATCCAAATACAGAGAGAGCAAACATATTGCTTGGCGGGAGCGGGGGTATATGCCATATTCCGGTTGTGAGAAGcgatcaagatgatttattgaattgGTAGCGAACAGAGATTACCTCACGTACTGGTCTGGAAGCTAAAGCTGTGTGTCATGTGAGACAGCATTATGCGGCAGGGATTTATAGTATTCACATTTCTCatataccatattttctTAAATTATGTCTGTGTATAAGTAAATGATAAAGcaataataaaggtatatgCAGGTATTGGTATATTCTACAATAATGACAATGAGGtgaatgatttgatcaatctaGTTTCTATCtgatagagaagaaaaagagctCCGTGGAACGTGAAAACACAAAAATTGTTGAATAAACTGAACTTTTATCGACacaattcatcttctcaacTCCGTTCTTTCCACTGATCTATTTTGTCTTAAAcaatttgatatctttattTAGTCATGTCACACTTGACCATTGAAGACATTCCCAATAGTCATATGATCTTTATGTAATTTCGGTTCTAtccaatttttcttttcgaAACAAGCGAAAACTAAAtcatatccatcaaattcataaccaattctatcttttcttataaattctttacctaataaatcatttccAAAAGATTGCCAAACTTTTTGTTCAACTTGAGTAGTAGCAGTTTTTTGCttagattcttcttcttgagaCGATGATGAAACAAATAAtgtaattgataatcttgaagGTTTAAATATATTTACAACTTTTTTAattaattcttgtaattctgGTCTACCTCCTTGACTCtctccttcacctttatttgttgataatgatgtcAAGGAAGACGCTGAAGAAATTTTTAAAGGAACATTACATTCAAAAGAAGCATAAGACCAACCTTGTTCAGGTGTAACGTGAATAGTAAAATaaccacctttttctttttctggCATACCTGAACCTATGACAGCATTAGCTGAATATCCACatggatcaaatccaaatgaatCTAAaacagtttcatcttttgaaaataatttatctatacctaattctttagaaatttcttcacctaacTCTAATCCTGATTTTAAtgtaccattttcaccatcgTTAAAAAAAGGTTGtctagcttcatcagctaaatGTGTCATTAAAATTTCTAATGTCgtatcttgatattttgcTGGTTTTAATGATATTCCATCTATagcatttgaagaagaagaagatgaagatgatgaagatgaagatgaagcaggAACAGGTAAAGTAAGTGATGTTGAggatggtgatggtggtctagatggtaaattaggttCGGTGTTAGGTGATGTAAGATATAATAACCAATGATCTCGATTCATTGGTCCTACAGTATATGCTGCTCCAGCGGTACCTACAAGAATAAAGCAGAAAACACATTAGcaagagaagagaagatatTATAGCTTTCGCTAGATTCGACGAATAGATATTACAAGGGCAAGTAACTCATCTCCCCATATTCTTCCTGTTATCAAACGGGATAAGAAAGCAAACACAGACTCACCAAAAACAGCATCTAAAAATCTAACTTCATCAGACCAATCTTTATGTGGACCTTGTTGTCTCTCtgggaaaaagaaagattttcTACTATAAAAACATCTCCAAACGTTTTTGAAACCACAATATTGTTTAGCAATTTCAATTATTCTATataaacctaataaatttAATGTTGTTCCGCATGTTTTCAAAATTATACAATGTGGTGCGacaaataatgatgattcgctatatatatataacaacAAGTTAATCAACtaatcaactttttttgttaaaaaaaaagagaataaTCTAGTTTTGTTTGTATTCGATTGATATCCAATCTTCATTTATACTTAAAAACTTACGATAATAAATAagcatctaattcatcaccttcaacaacacTTAGGACTTTACATTTTACAATATCTAACATTTCTTCCCATACTTCTTTTGGTACTTTCCttaaaccttttaattcattttgtgtatcttctttaccatttttagtTATTCTAAACTTCTTATTATTTGTTGGAGTTGGCAATACATTAGgtaattgatcaaaagaaggtGCAAACcaaatttctaataatttttcTGGACCTTCAAATGGTCCTGGTGAAGTTAA includes:
- a CDS encoding S-adenosylmethionine decarboxylase proenzyme, whose protein sequence is MTLPLETPQEVLTSPGPFEGPEKLLEIWFAPSFDQLPNVLPTPTNNKKFRITKNGKEDTQNELKGLRKVPKEVWEEMLDIVKCKVLSVVEGDELDAYLLSESSLFVAPHCIILKTCGTTLNLLGLYRIIEIAKQYCGFKNVWRCFYSRKSFFFPERQQGPHKDWSDEVRFLDAVFGTAGAAYTVGPMNRDHWLLYLTSPNTEPNLPSRPPSPSSTSLTLPVPASSSSSSSSSSSSSNAIDGISLKPAKYQDTTLEILMTHLADEARQPFFNDGENGTLKSGLELGEEISKELGIDKLFSKDETVLDSFGFDPCGYSANAVIGSGMPEKEKGGYFTIHVTPEQGWSYASFECNVPLKISSASSLTSLSTNKGEGESQGGRPELQELIKKVVNIFKPSRLSITLFVSSSSQEEESKQKTATTQVEQKVWQSFGNDLLGKEFIRKDRIGYEFDGYDLVFACFEKKNWIEPKLHKDHMTIGNVFNGQV